From Borreliella afzelii, the proteins below share one genomic window:
- the bdr gene encoding Bdr family repetitive protein: MNNLAYRTYDIESIKNEFLNIGFSKEAIDFVFLHNDNYSFEYLKEKIIDVEKTLRKDISNLDIKIDNVEKNLNTKIDSLDTKIDNVEKNLNTKIDFIEKNLNYKIDSLDTKIDSVNTKIDFVEKNLQKDLFILNTKIGNVEKNLNTKIDNEVKNLRKDLNTGNRLIHFMILTAAILGPILNALFMKYLQFIK, translated from the coding sequence ATGAACAATTTAGCGTATAGAACATACGATATAGAAAGTATAAAAAATGAATTTTTAAACATAGGGTTTAGCAAGGAGGCAATAGATTTTGTTTTTCTTCATAATGATAATTACAGCTTTGAATATTTAAAAGAGAAAATAATTGATGTAGAGAAGACTTTACGGAAAGATATATCCAATTTAGATATTAAGATTGATAATGTAGAAAAGAATTTAAATACTAAAATAGATAGTTTGGATACTAAAATAGATAATGTAGAAAAGAATTTAAATACCAAAATAGATTTTATAGAGAAGAATTTAAATTATAAAATAGATAGTTTGGATACTAAAATAGATAGTGTAAATACCAAGATAGATTTTGTAGAAAAAAATTTACAAAAAGATTTATTTATTTTAAATACCAAGATAGGTAATGTAGAAAAAAATTTAAATACCAAGATAGATAATGAAGTGAAGAATTTGAGAAAAGATCTTAATACAGGAAACAGATTAATCCATTTTATGATATTAACAGCCGCAATTCTAGGCCCAATTTTAAATGCTTTATTTATGAAATATTTACAATTCATTAAATAA